A single window of Zea mays cultivar B73 chromosome 10, Zm-B73-REFERENCE-NAM-5.0, whole genome shotgun sequence DNA harbors:
- the LOC100277012 gene encoding uncharacterized protein LOC100277012 (The RefSeq protein has 2 substitutions, 1 non-frameshifting indel compared to this genomic sequence) codes for MERKGGCCLAPRYAATAAAQQAGAAWQMGRIMLKFRPIAPKPAAMAPAPAPASAPVTGSAAGAGRGKRKAACGGGGRRGRKPKKAAKVAMVTAAPAATAAAQDVGDCREHCDKEKSSSSPSSSSSGTSSVDSSPPPRPQQRQLATLPLMPVTAAEDKAAACPATVGPDQLVPSQVATAARPLAPRAMRPAAAAAYLVTVEEVTATWRDGEAPASATGADEAPAFVSDQWGRVTWWNAAFVRAASADDGDEAAAPVVLGGALPAWGTCAGFTCRVRARHWSARRVGSPVVAPCDVWRLDAAGSYLWRLDLQAALTLGGCL; via the coding sequence atggagagaaaGGGAGGGTGCTGCCTCGCGCCGAGGTACGCCGCCACCGCGGCCGCGCAGCAGGCAGGCGCGGCCTGGCAGATGGGGAGGATCATGCTCAAGTTCCGCCCGATTGCGCCTAAgccggcggccatggcgcccgcgcCGGCACCGGCATCGGCACCGGTGACCGGATCAGCCGCCGGtgccgggagagggaagcgaaagGCCGCGTGCGGAGGCGGCGGGAGGAGGGGCCGGAAGCCCAAGAAGGCGGCCAAAGTTGCGATGGTGACTGCAGCGCctgcggcgacggcggcggcgcaagATGTGGGCGACTGCCGGGAGCACTGCGACAAGGAGAAGTCGTCTTCGTCGCCGTCCTCGTCCTCGTCGGGGACGTCATCCGTGGACTCGTCGCCGCCACCCCGGCCGCAGCAGCGCCAGCTCGCAACGCTGCCGCTCATGCCCGTGACGGCGGCGGAGGATAAGGCCGCTGCTTGTCCTGCGACAGTGGGGCCGGAGCTCGTGCCGTCTCAGGTGGCTACGGCGGCACGGCCGTTGGCTCCGCGCGCGATGCGCCCCGCTGCTGCTGCAGCTTACTTGGTGACGGTGGAAGAGGTGACCGCGACGTGGCGCGACGGCgaggcgccggcctccgcgacggGCCACGACGAGGCCCCGGCGTTCGTGTCGGACCAGTGGGGCCGCGTCACGTTGTGGAACGCCGCGTTTGTCCGCGCTGCATCCGCGGACGACGGCGACGAGGCGGCGGCGCCCGTGGTGCTCGGCGGTGCCCTCCCGGCGTGGGGCACCTGCGCGGGATTCACGTGCCGCGTCCGCGCCCGGCACTGGAGCGCCCGGCGCGTCGGTTCCCCCGTGGTGGCGCCCTGCGATGTGTGGCGTCTGGACGCCGCCGGCAGCTACCTTTGGCGGCTGGACCTGCAGGCCGCGCTCACTCTCGGCGGCTGCCTGTGA